Below is a window of bacterium DNA.
ACGAAAAGGACAAGGTGGGCTGCCAGCCTGGTCTGGGGGGCATTGTGGCCGGTGGCCATCACGCCGTCCCCGCCGTGTAGTGGACCCACCGCCGGCTCAACCGGAACTGGAGCCAGGTGACCACCAGGATGATCAGGAACAGGGCGGTGGCCGTGGCCGCTCCCAAGGCGAACAGGTTGTCGCCCCAGAACTGCCGGTACATGAGCATCGACAAGGTTTCTGTCGTCCGGGCCGGGCCACCCTGGGTCAGGACGAAGATCGTGTTGAACTCGCGCAGGGCGAACACCAGGGAGACGACCACCACGAACAGGATCGTCGGGGAGAGCACCGGGATCACCACCCTCCGGAGGATCTTCGGTTCGCTGGCGCCGTCCACGCGGGCCGCGTCCAGAAGATCCGGGTCGATACGGGTCATGCCCGCGTACAGGATGAGAACGGTGAACCCGAGCATCTGCCAGAACCTGACCAGCAGCAGGATGGCCATGGCGATGCTCGGGCCCTCGGCCCAACCCGGAACGGTGGCGCCGAACCAACCCGCCACCAGTTCGACGACACCGGTCGAGTCGAGGATCCACGACTGGCGCCTTATCCCGAATGGCTGGAGCGACGCGTTGACGACTCCGGTCGGGCTCGGGGCGAACACGAGTCCCCAGACGAGGCTGGTGGCGACGGTGGGAACGATGAAGGGAACGAACAGCAGGAGCCGGTAGAGGTAGCTCTTGCGGATCACGTAGTGGAGAAGGTAGGCGACCGGGATGGCCACTATCACAGTGACCGGCACCACGAAGGCGAAGAAGAAGGTCACCTTCACCGAGTTCCAGAAGTCGCCACCTTGGACAAGGTCGATGTAGTTCGTGAGGCCGATGAACTCGGCGCCGGCCAGGGTCCAGTTGGTGAGCGAGAGGTAGATGTTGCGACCGGTCCCGTACAGGTGGAATACCCCAATGACCAGCAGGGCAGGCAACAGGAAGAGGAAGGCAGTGGCCGGCG
It encodes the following:
- a CDS encoding sugar ABC transporter permease; the protein is MPALLVIGVFHLYGTGRNIYLSLTNWTLAGAEFIGLTNYIDLVQGGDFWNSVKVTFFFAFVVPVTVIVAIPVAYLLHYVIRKSYLYRLLLFVPFIVPTVATSLVWGLVFAPSPTGVVNASLQPFGIRRQSWILDSTGVVELVAGWFGATVPGWAEGPSIAMAILLLVRFWQMLGFTVLILYAGMTRIDPDLLDAARVDGASEPKILRRVVIPVLSPTILFVVVVSLVFALREFNTIFVLTQGGPARTTETLSMLMYRQFWGDNLFALGAATATALFLIILVVTWLQFRLSRRWVHYTAGTA